A single genomic interval of Shewanella psychropiezotolerans harbors:
- the lepA gene encoding translation elongation factor 4, with amino-acid sequence MKHIRNFSIIAHIDHGKSTLSDRLIQFCGGLSDREMASQVLDSMDIERERGITIKAQSVTLNYTAKDGETYQLNFIDTPGHVDFSYEVSRSLAACEGALLVVDAGQGVEAQTLANCYTALEMDMEVVPVLNKIDLPQADPERVAEEIEDIVGIEAADAVRCSAKTGIGIEDVLEVIVAQVPPPEGNEEGPLQALIIDSWFDSYLGVVSLVRVKHGVLKKGDKFKVMSTGVNHTADRVGIFTPKQTDTKEIRTGEVGYVIAGIKEIHGAPVGDTLTHAKNGATEPLSGFKKVKPQVYAGVFPISTDDYESFRDALNKLSLNDASLFFEPETSSALGFGFRIGFLGLLHMEIIQERLEREYNLDLITTAPTVVYEIIKTDGETIYVDNPSDLPAINNITEMREPIVETNILVPKEYLGNVITLCVEKRGMQTNMVYHGNQVAITYDMPMAEVVMDFFDRLKSTSRGYASLEYNFTRFEPADMVRLDILINGDRVDALAMIIHKGLIRHKGLALVNKMKELIPRQMFDIAVQAAVGTQVIARSSIKAMRKDVTAKCYGGDVSRKKKLLQKQKEGKKRMKQVGNVEVPQEAFLAVLKLND; translated from the coding sequence ATGAAGCACATTAGAAACTTTTCGATTATTGCCCATATTGATCATGGCAAATCAACACTCTCAGACCGCTTAATTCAGTTTTGTGGTGGTCTTTCAGATCGTGAGATGGCGTCCCAAGTATTGGACTCGATGGATATTGAGCGCGAGCGTGGTATTACCATCAAGGCTCAGAGTGTTACGCTAAATTATACGGCCAAAGACGGTGAGACCTATCAGTTAAACTTCATCGATACGCCGGGTCACGTGGATTTCTCCTATGAAGTCTCCCGTTCTCTGGCGGCCTGTGAAGGTGCTTTGCTGGTTGTTGATGCCGGACAAGGTGTAGAGGCTCAGACTCTGGCGAACTGTTACACGGCGCTCGAGATGGATATGGAGGTCGTACCTGTTCTGAACAAGATCGATCTGCCTCAAGCCGATCCTGAGCGTGTTGCTGAAGAGATCGAAGACATAGTCGGCATCGAAGCGGCCGATGCGGTGCGCTGTTCGGCAAAGACAGGTATAGGTATCGAGGACGTACTCGAAGTCATCGTAGCGCAAGTTCCTCCTCCTGAAGGAAATGAGGAGGGGCCATTGCAGGCCTTGATCATAGATTCCTGGTTCGATAGCTATTTGGGTGTCGTCTCCCTGGTTCGAGTCAAGCATGGTGTGCTCAAGAAGGGTGACAAATTTAAGGTCATGTCTACTGGCGTGAATCACACTGCTGATAGAGTGGGTATCTTTACTCCTAAGCAGACCGATACCAAAGAAATTAGAACCGGTGAAGTGGGCTACGTTATCGCAGGTATTAAGGAGATCCACGGCGCGCCCGTAGGTGATACTTTAACTCATGCTAAAAATGGCGCTACCGAGCCATTAAGCGGTTTTAAGAAGGTTAAACCTCAGGTTTATGCCGGTGTATTCCCTATCTCTACCGACGATTACGAGAGTTTCCGTGATGCGCTAAACAAGCTTAGCCTCAACGATGCATCCTTGTTCTTCGAGCCTGAGACCTCATCGGCTCTGGGTTTCGGTTTCCGTATCGGTTTCCTAGGCCTGCTACACATGGAGATCATTCAGGAACGTCTGGAGCGTGAGTATAATCTGGATCTGATCACCACGGCGCCAACCGTTGTGTATGAAATCATCAAGACAGATGGTGAGACCATTTATGTTGATAATCCATCTGATCTGCCGGCAATCAATAATATTACCGAGATGCGAGAGCCCATCGTCGAGACGAATATCTTGGTACCGAAAGAGTATCTGGGTAACGTCATCACCTTGTGTGTCGAGAAGCGTGGTATGCAGACTAATATGGTCTATCACGGCAATCAGGTCGCGATCACCTATGACATGCCGATGGCTGAAGTGGTGATGGACTTCTTCGATCGCCTTAAATCCACCAGTCGTGGTTATGCGTCTCTGGAGTATAACTTTACTCGCTTCGAGCCTGCCGACATGGTACGTCTCGACATCCTCATCAATGGTGACAGAGTCGATGCCTTGGCAATGATCATCCATAAGGGGCTCATTCGTCATAAAGGTCTGGCCCTGGTGAATAAGATGAAAGAGCTTATTCCCAGACAGATGTTCGATATCGCCGTTCAGGCCGCAGTGGGGACTCAAGTCATTGCACGCTCTTCGATTAAGGCCATGCGTAAAGATGTGACCGCCAAGTGTTATGGCGGCGATGTCTCGCGTAAGAAGAAGCTACTGCAGAAGCAGAAAGAGGGTAAGAAGCGCATGAAGCAGGTGGGCAATGTGGAAGTACCGCAGGAAGCCTTCCTGGCAGTGCTTAAGCTCAACGACTAA
- a CDS encoding SoxR reducing system RseC family protein, with protein sequence MMEEMAKVIQCDDKGWVTVEVQVKNACSHCDNSDSCGTSAVASAFSPKVQVFSIPSDNQYEPGQLLRLGLPESVILKAAALIYLLPLLGLFLGAGLATLILSQFEVEVSDLQVIPVALMGAFLAWLYARRAAKKMEHTSQPVILAHLGHTL encoded by the coding sequence ATGATGGAAGAGATGGCGAAAGTCATACAGTGTGACGATAAAGGCTGGGTAACCGTAGAGGTTCAAGTTAAAAATGCCTGTAGCCATTGTGATAACAGTGACTCTTGTGGTACCTCAGCCGTGGCGTCTGCCTTCTCCCCTAAGGTGCAAGTATTCTCTATCCCGTCTGACAATCAATATGAACCGGGGCAACTTCTCAGGTTAGGTTTGCCCGAGAGTGTGATTCTTAAGGCGGCGGCCCTCATCTACTTGCTTCCCTTGCTTGGACTCTTTCTGGGTGCAGGCCTAGCGACGCTTATCTTGTCTCAATTTGAGGTGGAAGTCAGTGATCTGCAAGTGATTCCAGTTGCACTTATGGGCGCCTTCCTAGCTTGGCTATATGCCAGAAGAGCGGCAAAGAAGATGGAGCATACCAGTCAACCTGTCATCCTTGCCCATTTGGGCCATACACTATAA
- a CDS encoding sigma-E factor negative regulatory protein: MDKLGQEWVSAAVDGETDEHALAELSADEGSHQQWRDYHMIGDAMRGELPKSINLDLSASIADAIDKEPTIIAPVQRVDSKKPELAIGGFANVLPMFKQFGQYAIAASVALVAVVGVQNYSQQSAIDISPLPVLNTRPLVGSVTPVSLQTGPVQASQSFSNVQVMEQRQRINAYIQDHMLQQRLNNGTKIDDNGKLDSNSADQ, encoded by the coding sequence ATGGATAAATTAGGTCAGGAATGGGTATCCGCTGCCGTCGATGGAGAAACCGACGAGCATGCATTGGCTGAATTGTCAGCCGATGAGGGTTCGCATCAGCAGTGGCGTGATTATCATATGATAGGCGACGCTATGCGTGGTGAGCTGCCTAAGTCAATTAACTTAGATCTCAGTGCCAGTATTGCAGATGCTATCGATAAAGAGCCAACAATTATAGCTCCGGTGCAGCGCGTCGATAGCAAAAAGCCAGAACTTGCCATAGGCGGATTCGCGAATGTGCTCCCTATGTTTAAGCAGTTTGGCCAATATGCCATCGCAGCCAGTGTCGCCTTAGTGGCAGTCGTCGGAGTACAAAATTACAGTCAACAGAGCGCCATAGATATATCGCCGTTACCTGTGCTTAATACTCGTCCACTGGTTGGTAGCGTGACTCCTGTGAGCCTACAAACAGGACCGGTACAAGCGAGCCAAAGCTTCTCTAACGTCCAGGTGATGGAGCAACGTCAACGCATCAATGCCTATATTCAAGATCATATGTTGCAACAAAGATTGAATAATGGCACTAAAATAGATGACAATGGCAAACTTGATTCGAACTCTGCGGATCAATAG
- the rpoE gene encoding RNA polymerase sigma factor RpoE, giving the protein MSGQISDQQLVERVQQGDKNAFNLLVLKYQNKVMNLIARYVRNQADVADVAQEAFIKAYRALPNFRGESAFYTWLYRIAVNTAKNHLVAQGRRAPANDVDAEEAEYYDGSDALKEFASPERLLMADDIQKVVFDALDSLPEELKMAISLRELDGMSYEEIANVMDCPVGTVRSRIFRAREAIDKKLQPLLEE; this is encoded by the coding sequence ATGAGTGGACAAATAAGTGATCAACAACTAGTTGAGCGTGTTCAGCAGGGTGATAAAAATGCATTTAATCTCTTGGTACTCAAGTATCAGAACAAGGTAATGAACCTGATTGCACGTTATGTGCGAAATCAGGCCGACGTTGCCGATGTTGCTCAGGAAGCATTTATTAAAGCTTATCGAGCATTACCAAACTTTCGAGGCGAAAGTGCTTTTTATACCTGGTTGTACCGAATTGCGGTAAATACCGCCAAGAACCATCTGGTTGCTCAGGGGCGACGCGCTCCTGCAAATGATGTCGATGCAGAGGAAGCCGAATATTACGATGGTAGTGATGCGTTAAAGGAGTTTGCTTCTCCTGAACGTCTATTAATGGCCGATGATATTCAAAAAGTGGTTTTCGATGCGCTAGACTCATTACCAGAAGAATTAAAAATGGCTATCTCATTACGAGAGCTCGATGGTATGAGCTACGAGGAGATAGCGAATGTTATGGATTGCCCCGTAGGCACAGTAAGGTCTCGCATCTTCAGAGCCCGGGAAGCGATCGATAAAAAACTTCAGCCTTTGCTGGAAGAATAG
- the nadB gene encoding L-aspartate oxidase has product MKQVVEHQSDVLVIGSGAAGLTLALHLAEKSKVILLSKGPLSEGSTYYAQGGIASVFDKDDTIESHVADTLVAGAGLCDEAVVKFTAENAKGAMEWLIECGVAFDKEETSDGDTANAPYHLTREGGHSHRRILHAADATGKEVQVTLQDRAKSHPNIQVLERYNAIDLITSRKLNLSGNRVLGAYVWNRDVEQVETIKARFVALATGGSSKVYQYTSNPDIASGDGIAMAWRAGCRIANMEFNQFHPTCLYHADARNFLLTEALRGEGAYLRRPDGTRFMPDFDERAELAPRDIVARAIDFEMKRLGSDCVYLDITHKPADFVIKHFPTIHKRCLEFGIDITTDPIPVVPAAHYTCGGVMTDLRGQTDLNGLYAIGEVAYTGLHGANRLASNSLLECLVFARAAGEDIEGQLHNIPMPGTLPAWDESKVSNSDEEVVIAHNWHELRLFMWDYVGIVRSDKRLERARRRCAMLQQEIQEYYSNFRVSNNLLELRNLVQVAELIIRCAMERKESVGLHYNIDHPEQSDNPIPTIIQPDS; this is encoded by the coding sequence ATGAAACAAGTAGTTGAACACCAATCTGACGTTTTGGTTATCGGCAGCGGCGCTGCAGGTTTAACATTAGCACTGCATCTTGCTGAAAAATCGAAAGTTATCTTACTCTCAAAAGGTCCACTGAGTGAAGGTTCGACCTACTATGCCCAAGGTGGCATAGCGTCAGTCTTCGATAAAGATGACACCATAGAGTCCCATGTGGCCGATACTTTGGTCGCCGGCGCCGGGCTTTGCGATGAAGCCGTCGTTAAATTTACCGCCGAAAACGCCAAGGGCGCAATGGAGTGGTTAATCGAATGCGGTGTGGCTTTCGATAAGGAAGAAACCAGTGACGGTGATACGGCTAATGCCCCCTATCACTTAACTCGTGAAGGCGGACACAGTCACAGACGTATACTGCATGCGGCCGACGCCACGGGAAAAGAGGTCCAGGTCACGCTACAGGACAGGGCCAAGTCCCATCCCAATATCCAGGTATTAGAACGTTACAACGCCATCGATCTCATCACTTCTCGCAAATTAAACTTATCGGGGAACCGAGTCTTAGGGGCTTATGTTTGGAATAGAGATGTCGAGCAAGTTGAGACCATCAAGGCTAGATTTGTCGCCCTGGCAACTGGTGGAAGCTCTAAAGTTTATCAATATACCTCAAACCCTGACATAGCTTCGGGTGACGGTATTGCCATGGCCTGGCGCGCTGGTTGCAGAATTGCCAACATGGAATTCAACCAGTTTCACCCTACTTGTCTTTATCATGCCGATGCCAGAAACTTTCTACTTACAGAGGCACTACGAGGTGAGGGCGCCTATCTTAGACGCCCAGATGGCACACGTTTTATGCCAGATTTTGACGAACGTGCCGAGCTAGCACCAAGAGACATAGTCGCACGAGCCATAGACTTTGAGATGAAGAGGCTAGGATCAGATTGTGTGTATTTAGATATCACCCATAAGCCGGCAGATTTTGTCATTAAGCACTTTCCAACGATCCATAAGCGTTGCTTGGAATTTGGTATCGATATCACCACAGACCCGATCCCGGTCGTACCTGCCGCCCACTATACCTGTGGCGGCGTGATGACAGACCTTCGCGGACAAACCGACCTTAACGGCTTATATGCCATCGGCGAAGTCGCATACACGGGCCTGCATGGTGCCAACCGTCTAGCCAGTAACTCCTTGCTCGAATGCTTAGTCTTCGCCAGGGCCGCCGGTGAAGATATTGAAGGGCAACTGCATAATATACCTATGCCGGGAACATTGCCTGCATGGGATGAAAGTAAGGTATCGAACTCGGATGAGGAAGTTGTCATCGCCCATAACTGGCATGAACTGCGTCTATTCATGTGGGATTACGTCGGCATCGTTCGCTCAGACAAACGCTTAGAGAGAGCCCGCCGTCGCTGCGCCATGCTGCAGCAAGAGATCCAGGAATATTACAGCAACTTCAGAGTGAGTAATAATCTATTGGAACTGAGAAACTTAGTGCAAGTCGCTGAGCTTATCATACGCTGCGCCATGGAGAGAAAAGAGAGCGTCGGTCTTCACTACAACATAGATCATCCAGAGCAATCTGATAATCCAATTCCAACCATAATTCAGCCTGATAGCTAG
- a CDS encoding protein YgfX — protein MADQRLSFRLASSFDQRLALVVLASVCLCSFLAWPSLDNLIYLIIKYCAAGFTLVFFSYQFWLLTYWHCRFSLSRDGEGQIAFSCRNHLAAVDEIATEKFTLVMSPIVTPLVIFFYVHTQDMNVGHRRLVIIWADMLDDTSYRHLCRLLLTDRRS, from the coding sequence GTGGCAGACCAGCGGCTTAGCTTCAGACTAGCTTCATCCTTCGACCAGCGTCTCGCGTTGGTCGTCCTGGCGAGTGTTTGCTTATGCTCATTTCTCGCCTGGCCTTCTTTAGATAATCTTATCTACCTGATCATTAAATACTGCGCAGCCGGCTTTACTCTAGTGTTTTTTTCTTATCAGTTCTGGCTATTAACATATTGGCACTGTCGATTTAGCTTGAGTCGTGACGGCGAAGGTCAGATAGCTTTTTCGTGCAGGAATCATCTCGCTGCTGTGGATGAAATCGCGACGGAAAAATTCACCTTAGTCATGAGTCCCATCGTCACACCATTAGTGATCTTTTTTTATGTCCACACCCAAGATATGAATGTTGGGCACAGGCGTTTAGTGATCATTTGGGCGGATATGTTAGACGACACAAGTTATCGGCACTTGTGTCGTCTGCTTCTCACGGATCGCAGAAGCTAG
- a CDS encoding FAD assembly factor SdhE: protein MKISRVRWACRRGMLELDVIFQPFVERYYEQLSVKNKGIFVRLLEGEDPELFAWFMGHEQCPDPELAEMVVLVRGRPAA, encoded by the coding sequence ATGAAAATATCGAGAGTGAGATGGGCATGCCGACGGGGGATGCTTGAATTGGACGTTATTTTCCAACCTTTTGTCGAGCGCTATTACGAGCAGTTATCGGTTAAAAACAAAGGGATTTTTGTCAGACTTCTCGAAGGCGAAGACCCTGAGTTATTTGCCTGGTTTATGGGTCATGAACAGTGTCCCGATCCTGAGTTGGCCGAAATGGTCGTACTTGTCCGTGGCAGACCAGCGGCTTAG
- the nhaR gene encoding transcriptional activator NhaR, protein MSHLNYNHLYYFWMVHKKGSVAKAAEALCLAPQTVTGQIRVLETRFKGSLFKRVGRSLEPTELGELVFRYADKMFSLSYEMLDLLNYQKDENILFEVGIADALSKALASRVLLSVVPSDGSMHLACFEATHESLMTRLREHKLDMILSDCAGESLKYPEILSKKLGECGIAFFSAEKYDKPFPECLEQGKLLIPGKRTSLGQQLHHWFDENGLNVNILGEFDDAAMMKAFGYFKQGIFVAPSIYKQDILSHDMHLLGETTDIKEVYHVMFAERMIQHPAVKRLLETDFTDLFEGRDAQVQHLL, encoded by the coding sequence ATGTCACATCTGAACTATAACCATCTCTACTATTTTTGGATGGTACATAAAAAGGGTTCGGTAGCTAAGGCTGCCGAGGCTTTGTGCCTCGCGCCGCAAACTGTGACGGGGCAGATAAGGGTTCTGGAAACACGTTTTAAGGGGAGTCTATTTAAACGAGTCGGTCGCTCCCTCGAGCCTACCGAGCTTGGAGAATTGGTATTTCGTTATGCCGATAAGATGTTTAGTCTTAGCTATGAGATGCTGGATCTACTCAACTACCAAAAAGATGAGAATATTCTGTTTGAGGTGGGCATTGCAGATGCCTTATCTAAAGCCTTGGCGAGTAGAGTCTTACTCTCTGTTGTACCCAGTGATGGCTCCATGCATCTGGCCTGCTTCGAGGCGACACACGAAAGCCTGATGACACGCTTAAGAGAGCATAAGCTGGATATGATCTTATCTGATTGTGCAGGTGAGTCGCTTAAATATCCTGAGATCTTATCTAAGAAATTAGGCGAGTGTGGCATAGCTTTCTTCTCCGCTGAGAAGTATGACAAGCCGTTTCCCGAGTGTTTAGAGCAAGGTAAGTTACTCATTCCTGGGAAGCGAACTTCCCTCGGCCAACAACTGCACCACTGGTTCGATGAAAATGGACTCAACGTCAATATTCTTGGCGAGTTCGATGACGCGGCCATGATGAAGGCCTTCGGATATTTCAAGCAGGGGATCTTCGTGGCTCCTTCTATCTACAAACAAGATATCTTGTCCCATGATATGCATCTGTTAGGTGAAACCACCGACATCAAAGAGGTATATCATGTGATGTTTGCCGAGCGTATGATCCAACATCCGGCGGTGAAACGCCTGTTAGAAACGGATTTCACCGATCTGTTTGAAGGCCGGGACGCCCAAGTTCAGCACTTGTTATAG